A single Nostoc sp. PCC 7107 DNA region contains:
- a CDS encoding tetratricopeptide repeat protein has translation MDSLSINSLLEDLKNPNASVREKATKKLWRIWFQQKGIHGLEKIDQSQKLLDAGKTTESESLLTQLIQEQPDFAEAWNRRAFLYYSVGKYKESLADCQMVIQINPVHFGALHGMGLCYAAIGQYLDAIKAFKRALTIQPYSLVNQKLILECTLRLS, from the coding sequence ATGGATTCTTTATCTATTAATTCCTTACTTGAAGATTTGAAGAACCCTAATGCTTCTGTCCGGGAAAAAGCAACTAAGAAATTGTGGCGGATCTGGTTTCAGCAAAAGGGAATTCATGGTCTGGAAAAAATCGACCAAAGTCAAAAATTACTGGATGCTGGTAAAACTACTGAATCTGAGTCACTGTTAACCCAACTGATTCAAGAACAGCCTGACTTTGCCGAAGCCTGGAATCGTCGAGCTTTTCTGTACTACAGCGTTGGTAAATATAAAGAATCTCTGGCGGACTGTCAGATGGTTATCCAAATTAATCCAGTGCATTTTGGTGCATTACATGGTATGGGCTTATGTTATGCCGCCATTGGTCAGTATCTGGATGCTATTAAAGCCTTTAAACGTGCTTTAACAATCCAACCCTATTCTTTAGTAAATCAAAAATTGATTTTAGAATGTACACTCAGGCTCAGTTAA
- a CDS encoding FAD-binding oxidoreductase has translation MATIDLDNLHTAFTDIETITDPHQVAKLSQDYHTFSPVLIPKLAGKVGDIVVRPANEAEVIKVAATCAKLRIPITVRGAGTGNYGQCVPMHGGVILDMTKMQEILWVKPGVARVQAGVKLAALDKKAKGSGWEIRMAPSTYRTATIGGFIAGGSGGIGSIQYGLLGDRGNILALRVVTLEDEPRVIELRGDDVQKVNHAWGINGIITEVEIPLAPAYPWAEVIVTFDDFITAAKFGQSLGNADGMIKKIISIFASPIPQYFSPLHQYIPDGTHTALLMVAETSLELLPGLVEQYGGQITYQKPAQEAGKGLNLAEFTWNHTTLHARSADTSITYLQSIFPADKGLELVEELYDYFGEEVMMHLEFIRVNGRVIPAALQLVRYTTETRLNEIIRYHEAKGVFIANPHTCIIEDGGRKVIDPEQLKFKEMVDPYMLMNPGKSRVLEFKVIKN, from the coding sequence ATGGCAACTATCGATTTAGATAACCTCCACACTGCTTTTACAGATATAGAAACCATCACCGACCCCCACCAAGTAGCTAAATTATCTCAGGACTACCACACCTTTAGCCCTGTCCTTATACCCAAGTTAGCAGGCAAAGTCGGAGATATTGTTGTGCGTCCGGCAAATGAAGCGGAAGTGATAAAAGTAGCGGCTACCTGTGCAAAGTTACGTATACCAATAACTGTACGTGGTGCGGGAACTGGAAATTATGGGCAGTGCGTACCGATGCACGGTGGCGTAATTTTAGACATGACCAAGATGCAGGAAATTCTCTGGGTAAAACCAGGGGTAGCGCGGGTACAAGCTGGGGTGAAATTAGCCGCCTTAGATAAAAAAGCAAAGGGAAGTGGCTGGGAAATACGAATGGCACCCTCAACCTATCGCACAGCAACTATTGGCGGGTTTATCGCTGGTGGGAGTGGTGGTATTGGGTCGATACAGTATGGGTTACTGGGCGATCGCGGCAATATTTTGGCCTTGCGCGTGGTAACTTTAGAAGATGAACCCCGTGTAATCGAACTGCGTGGTGACGATGTGCAGAAAGTTAACCACGCTTGGGGAATTAACGGCATTATTACTGAAGTTGAAATTCCTCTAGCACCTGCTTATCCTTGGGCGGAAGTTATTGTCACCTTTGACGACTTCATAACAGCCGCTAAGTTTGGTCAGTCTCTCGGTAACGCCGATGGGATGATCAAAAAAATCATCTCTATCTTTGCCTCACCTATCCCGCAATATTTTAGCCCCCTACATCAATATATTCCTGATGGTACTCATACAGCATTATTAATGGTTGCCGAAACCAGTTTAGAATTATTACCTGGTTTAGTAGAGCAATACGGCGGTCAAATTACTTATCAAAAACCAGCCCAAGAAGCAGGTAAAGGCTTAAATTTGGCTGAATTTACCTGGAATCACACCACCTTACACGCCCGGAGTGCCGATACTTCTATTACTTACTTACAATCTATCTTCCCCGCCGACAAAGGTTTAGAACTAGTAGAAGAGTTGTATGATTATTTCGGTGAGGAAGTGATGATGCACTTAGAATTTATTCGCGTCAATGGCCGAGTTATACCTGCGGCTTTACAACTTGTGCGTTACACCACCGAAACACGCCTGAATGAGATTATTCGCTACCACGAAGCGAAAGGTGTGTTTATCGCTAATCCTCATACCTGTATTATTGAAGACGGCGGCAGAAAAGTAATTGACCCTGAACAGTTGAAATTTAAAGAAATGGTCGACCCATATATGTTAATGAATCCTGGTAAGAGTAGAGTACTGGAATTCAAAGTAATAAAAAATTAA
- a CDS encoding ABC transporter permease gives MNNLNFFSDYLVASLHLGVPLAFASLGGLYSERSGVLNIALEGMLLTGAFSSAVATFYTGNVWVGILAALITGGLVGLLHAFLCVTLHVDQLVSGLAINLVAAGLTAFFARLVFNGANTQRLPGIEPLIIPGLANIPVLGVLLFQQDILVYLLLILIAVSVYILFHTSFGLTLRAVGEHPQAAVTAGISIVMVRYCAVVLSGCLASLGGAYLVLVQIRFFSEGMSSGRGFIAIAALIFGRWHPIGSTLACLLFGATEALQLRIQALGVNIPYQFLVMLPYAIALFALLGLAGKALPPKALGVNYFPENRG, from the coding sequence ATGAATAACCTCAACTTCTTCTCTGATTATCTCGTCGCTAGTTTACACCTTGGTGTCCCCCTAGCTTTTGCATCCTTGGGCGGATTATATTCTGAAAGGTCGGGAGTATTAAATATTGCCTTAGAAGGAATGTTGCTGACTGGTGCTTTTAGTAGTGCAGTAGCTACCTTCTATACCGGGAATGTCTGGGTTGGTATCCTCGCCGCCTTAATAACTGGGGGTTTAGTGGGTTTACTCCACGCTTTTTTATGCGTGACTTTACACGTTGACCAGTTAGTATCGGGGTTAGCAATTAATTTGGTAGCTGCTGGGTTAACTGCGTTTTTCGCACGGTTGGTGTTTAACGGTGCTAACACCCAAAGATTACCAGGAATTGAGCCTTTGATCATTCCTGGTTTGGCAAATATCCCCGTGTTGGGAGTGCTGTTGTTTCAGCAAGATATTCTTGTCTATTTACTGCTAATTTTAATTGCTGTTAGTGTATACATTTTATTTCATACCAGCTTTGGCTTAACTTTGCGGGCGGTGGGGGAACATCCCCAGGCGGCGGTGACGGCTGGGATATCCATAGTTATGGTGCGCTACTGTGCGGTAGTGCTGAGTGGCTGTTTAGCAAGTTTAGGTGGCGCGTATCTAGTTTTGGTGCAAATTCGATTTTTCAGCGAAGGGATGAGTTCAGGTAGAGGATTTATTGCGATCGCTGCTTTAATTTTTGGTAGATGGCATCCTATAGGTAGTACTTTAGCTTGTTTATTGTTTGGCGCGACAGAAGCTTTACAGTTGCGTATCCAGGCTTTGGGTGTTAACATTCCTTACCAGTTTCTAGTTATGTTACCTTATGCGATCGCTTTGTTCGCATTACTAGGATTAGCTGGTAAAGCTTTACCCCCAAAGGCATTGGGCGTTAATTATTTTCCCGAAAATCGCGGATGA
- a CDS encoding (Fe-S)-binding protein: MQVSENSVNNTASIKNLQGFDANHPPDPKLIDTCVHCGFCLSTCPSYRVIGKEMDSPRGRIYLMDAINEGEIALNTATVEHFDSCLGCLACVSTCPSGVQYDKLISATRHQVERNYPRSLPDKLIRQLIFSLFPNPDILRILLVPLFVYQKLGFSKLLQSTGILKNISPRLAAMESILPQITAKSFQDNLPDIIPAKGTKRYRVGMILGCVQRLFFSPVNEATVRVLTANGCEVVIPKSQGCCAALPEHQGQTEQAKALARQMIDSFADTDVDFVIINAAGCGHTLKEYGHILADDPEYREKAENFAAKVKDAQEFLATVGLTTKLSPLTDKPLTLVYQDACHLLHGQKISLQPRQLLRQIPGVTLREPLDAALCCGSAGVYNLLQPEVAEELGKQKVQNLLNTGANLIASPNPGCALQITKHLELQGKNIAVMHPMELLDYAIQGLKLSLGD; the protein is encoded by the coding sequence ATGCAAGTTTCAGAAAATTCTGTTAACAACACTGCTAGTATTAAAAACTTACAAGGATTTGATGCCAATCATCCACCTGACCCAAAATTGATTGATACTTGTGTACATTGTGGATTTTGTCTTTCAACTTGTCCTAGTTATCGAGTAATTGGTAAAGAGATGGATTCTCCCAGAGGGCGTATCTATCTGATGGATGCAATTAATGAAGGTGAAATTGCTTTAAATACAGCCACAGTCGAACATTTTGATAGTTGTTTAGGTTGTCTTGCTTGTGTTTCCACTTGTCCTTCCGGCGTACAATATGACAAACTAATTTCCGCTACTCGCCACCAAGTTGAACGTAATTATCCCCGTAGTTTACCAGATAAACTTATCCGTCAACTGATATTTTCTTTGTTTCCCAACCCAGATATTTTACGCATTTTACTTGTACCGTTATTTGTTTATCAAAAGTTAGGATTTTCTAAGTTATTACAGTCAACTGGCATTCTCAAAAATATCTCTCCAAGGTTGGCAGCAATGGAATCAATTCTGCCACAAATCACTGCCAAATCTTTTCAAGATAATTTACCAGATATTATTCCCGCCAAAGGCACAAAACGCTATCGAGTCGGAATGATTTTAGGATGTGTGCAACGGCTGTTTTTCTCCCCAGTGAATGAGGCGACAGTGCGAGTATTAACAGCTAATGGTTGTGAAGTTGTGATTCCTAAATCTCAAGGCTGTTGTGCTGCACTTCCCGAACACCAAGGACAAACAGAACAAGCCAAAGCTTTAGCACGACAAATGATTGATAGTTTTGCTGATACTGATGTCGATTTTGTCATTATCAATGCTGCTGGTTGTGGACATACTTTAAAAGAATACGGTCACATTTTAGCGGATGATCCAGAGTATCGAGAAAAGGCTGAGAATTTTGCTGCTAAAGTTAAAGACGCGCAAGAATTTTTAGCAACTGTTGGGTTAACCACTAAACTATCACCACTCACAGATAAACCTTTAACTTTGGTTTATCAAGATGCTTGTCATTTATTACATGGGCAGAAAATTAGTTTGCAACCCCGTCAATTATTGCGCCAAATTCCCGGCGTGACTTTACGAGAACCTTTAGACGCGGCTTTGTGTTGTGGTAGTGCTGGGGTTTATAACTTGTTGCAACCAGAAGTCGCAGAGGAATTAGGTAAGCAAAAAGTCCAGAATTTATTAAATACTGGTGCTAATTTAATTGCTTCTCCGAATCCTGGTTGTGCTTTACAGATTACCAAACATTTAGAATTGCAAGGTAAAAATATTGCTGTGATGCACCCAATGGAGTTGTTAGATTATGCAATTCAAGGTTTGAAATTAAGCCTTGGCGACTAG
- a CDS encoding DUF2294 domain-containing protein: MSYPTIGQLEREIAQRISALYYEQLGQRPSQVVCHFFDTELVISLEKSASPVEVTLISGGYENLAEQVRLFLDKIIKPQMQNLIEEIIGKPILDLMTNTNLATGRTGIIVVLRQLPEVRNPESIPKANWKNLTE; encoded by the coding sequence ATGTCATACCCAACTATTGGACAACTTGAGAGAGAAATTGCACAGCGTATCAGTGCTTTGTATTATGAACAACTAGGGCAGCGTCCTAGCCAAGTTGTATGTCATTTTTTTGATACAGAATTGGTGATTTCTTTAGAAAAATCGGCTTCTCCTGTTGAGGTGACACTAATATCTGGTGGGTATGAGAATTTAGCAGAACAAGTCCGCTTATTTTTAGACAAAATTATTAAACCACAGATGCAAAATTTGATTGAAGAAATTATTGGCAAGCCAATACTTGACTTGATGACAAATACAAATTTAGCTACAGGAAGGACTGGGATAATTGTAGTTTTACGACAGTTACCAGAAGTGCGGAATCCTGAATCTATTCCTAAAGCAAACTGGAAGAATTTAACTGAGTGA
- a CDS encoding FAD-binding oxidoreductase gives MKAIATDIASIVGEENTVLWENLEASQQKPIQQATVSVNPPNCIVYPRTQAQLAQIIATAYQNKWRVLPCGSGSKLNWGGLAKDIDVVVSTERINQLIEHAVGDLTITVEAGMKFTHLQGILAKSRQFLALEPTAPDAATIGGIVATGDTGSLRQRYGSVRDQLLGITFIRADGQVAKAGGRVVKNVAGYDLMKLFTGSYGTLGIISQVTFRVYPMQEVSGTVVLTGTAEAISQAASTLRGSALTPTQADLLSAQLVSNLDLGQGLGLIARFQSISESVKEQSNRLLELGTQLGLNGAIYADADDINLWKRLQKQIKSSSTDSAITCKIGILPSAAVEILQQVKVGLIHNSSGLGWLELEEKNQVLKLRDRTQAHQGFLTILTAPVAVKQNIDVWGYTGNALPLMRGIKAQFDSQNILSPGRFVGGI, from the coding sequence ATGAAAGCGATCGCTACTGATATTGCATCTATTGTTGGCGAAGAAAATACTGTTCTTTGGGAAAATCTAGAAGCCAGTCAACAAAAACCTATTCAACAGGCGACAGTTTCTGTAAATCCCCCTAATTGTATTGTCTATCCCCGCACTCAAGCACAATTAGCCCAAATAATTGCCACTGCCTATCAAAATAAGTGGCGTGTTCTGCCCTGTGGTAGTGGTAGTAAACTTAATTGGGGTGGTTTAGCCAAAGACATTGATGTTGTAGTCAGTACAGAACGAATTAACCAACTCATTGAACACGCGGTTGGTGATTTGACTATAACCGTGGAAGCTGGGATGAAATTTACCCATCTCCAAGGAATTTTGGCAAAATCACGCCAATTTCTCGCCCTTGAGCCGACTGCACCCGATGCAGCCACTATTGGTGGTATTGTGGCTACTGGTGATACAGGTTCTCTGCGACAACGTTATGGAAGTGTCCGAGACCAATTGTTAGGTATTACTTTTATCCGTGCTGATGGACAAGTGGCTAAAGCTGGTGGACGAGTTGTCAAAAACGTTGCCGGCTACGACTTAATGAAGTTATTTACTGGGTCTTACGGCACATTAGGAATTATCAGTCAAGTAACTTTTCGTGTGTATCCGATGCAAGAAGTATCGGGAACTGTGGTGTTAACTGGTACAGCCGAAGCTATATCTCAAGCAGCCTCTACATTACGAGGTTCGGCGTTAACACCAACTCAGGCTGATTTACTATCTGCACAACTTGTATCTAACTTAGATTTAGGTCAAGGATTAGGATTAATTGCCCGTTTTCAAAGTATTAGTGAAAGTGTCAAAGAACAATCAAACCGACTTTTAGAACTCGGCACACAGTTAGGTTTAAATGGGGCAATATACGCCGATGCTGATGATATTAATCTATGGAAGAGATTGCAAAAACAAATCAAGAGTAGTAGCACAGATTCGGCAATTACTTGCAAAATAGGAATATTACCTAGTGCGGCTGTGGAGATTTTGCAGCAGGTGAAAGTTGGGTTGATTCATAACAGTAGCGGTTTAGGCTGGCTAGAATTAGAGGAGAAAAATCAGGTTTTGAAATTGCGCGATCGCACTCAAGCTCATCAAGGCTTCTTAACTATTTTAACTGCACCTGTAGCAGTCAAGCAAAATATTGATGTTTGGGGATACACAGGTAATGCTTTGCCCTTAATGCGAGGCATTAAAGCACAGTTTGATAGTCAAAATATTTTAAGTCCGGGTCGATTTGTGGGTGGAATTTAA
- a CDS encoding PleD family two-component system response regulator: MNGQPLILVVEENIHNLELLNFHLKTLHYSCICAKQGIKALIVAQTHQPDLIILDMMISDISGGQVIDYLKREKKTAKIPVIAAIPWYLEQNSERLFLTGINGYLTKPYNLKKLELLLSCHLTQLNSSSLL, from the coding sequence ATGAATGGACAGCCACTGATATTAGTTGTAGAAGAAAATATACATAATTTAGAACTGCTAAACTTTCACCTCAAAACATTACATTATTCTTGCATTTGTGCCAAACAAGGCATCAAGGCTTTGATAGTTGCACAAACACATCAACCTGATTTAATCATCTTAGATATGATGATTTCTGATATTAGTGGCGGTCAAGTGATTGATTACCTCAAGCGCGAGAAAAAAACTGCCAAAATTCCCGTCATTGCAGCTATCCCTTGGTATCTAGAACAAAATTCCGAGCGCTTATTTTTAACGGGTATTAATGGCTATCTCACAAAACCATATAATTTGAAGAAATTAGAGTTGCTATTATCTTGTCATCTCACTCAGTTAAATTCTTCCAGTTTGCTTTAG
- a CDS encoding ABC transporter substrate-binding protein, with protein MIHRFSRRQLIQYGSIWITSSLLAACTNSNQPANSSSQLDKVSFGTNWYAQAEHGGFYQAIATGIDQKHGLDVTIKMGGPQVPSGTQLLVGGAVDFFMGYGINAIKAIAQQIPKITVADIFQKDPQCLISHPNTATKTLADLKGKPIYISAGNITYWPILKIKYGFTDDQKRPYNFNSAPFLADETSAQQGYITSKPYATTEVYRQQTEI; from the coding sequence GTGATTCATCGCTTTAGTCGCCGTCAGTTGATTCAGTATGGTTCCATTTGGATAACTAGCAGCTTGCTTGCTGCTTGCACCAACAGTAACCAACCAGCAAATTCTAGTTCACAGTTAGATAAAGTCAGCTTTGGTACAAACTGGTATGCACAAGCAGAACACGGCGGATTTTATCAAGCGATCGCCACAGGTATTGATCAAAAGCACGGTCTAGATGTCACCATTAAAATGGGCGGCCCGCAAGTACCTAGCGGCACTCAGTTGTTAGTAGGGGGTGCAGTTGATTTCTTTATGGGATATGGCATCAATGCCATTAAAGCCATTGCCCAACAAATCCCCAAAATTACCGTTGCGGACATCTTTCAAAAAGACCCGCAATGTCTGATCTCCCATCCCAACACAGCAACTAAAACTCTTGCCGACCTCAAAGGCAAACCAATTTACATCTCAGCAGGAAATATCACCTATTGGCCAATTCTCAAAATTAAGTATGGTTTTACCGACGACCAAAAACGCCCCTACAACTTTAATTCCGCCCCCTTCTTAGCAGACGAAACTTCTGCACAACAAGGTTACATCACCTCAAAACCCTACGCGACAACTGAGGTATATCGCCAGCAGACCGAAATTTAG